One segment of Anomalospiza imberbis isolate Cuckoo-Finch-1a 21T00152 chromosome 2, ASM3175350v1, whole genome shotgun sequence DNA contains the following:
- the MAB21L1 gene encoding putative nucleotidyltransferase MAB21L1 — translation MIAAQAKLVYHLNKYYNEKCQARKAAIAKTIREVCKVVSDVLKEVEVQEPRFISSLNEMDNRYEGLEVISPTEFEVVLYLNQMGVFNFVDDGSLPGCAVLKLSDGRKRSMSLWVEFITASGYLSARKIRSRFQTLVAQAVDKCSYRDVVKMVADTSEVKLRIRDRYVVQITPAFKCTGIWPRSAAHWPLPHIPWPGPNRVAEVKAEGFNLLSKECHSLAGKQSSAESDAWVLQFAEAENRLQMGGCRKKCLSILKTLRDRHLELPGQPLNNYHMKTLVSYECEKHPRESDWDESCLGDRLNGILLQLISCLQCRRCPHYFLPNLDLFQGKPHSALENAAKQTWRLAREILTNPKSLEKL, via the coding sequence ATGATCGCGGCCCAGGCCAAGCTGGTGTATCATTTGAATAAATACTACAATGAGAAATGCCAAGCCAGGAAAGCTGCAATCGCCAAAACCATCCGAGAAGTCTGCAAAGTGGTGTCGGACGTGCTGAAGGAGGTGGAGGTGCAGGAGCCTCGCTTCATCAGTTCCTTGAACGAGATGGACAATCGCTACGAGGGGCTGGAAGTCATCTCCCCCACGGAGTTTGAAGTCGTGCTGTATCTGAACCAAATGGGGGTTTTCAACTTCGTGGACGACGGCTCCTTGCCGGGCTGCGCTGTGTTAAAGTTAAGCGACGGGCGCAAGAGGAGCATGTCCCTCTGGGTGGAGTTCATCACGGCGTCTGGCTACCTCTCCGCTCGCAAAATCCGGTCCAGATTCCAGACGCTGGTGGCTCAAGCCGTGGATAAGTGCAGTTACAGAGACGTGGTAAAGATGGTGGCGGACACCAGCGAAGTGAAGCTGAGGATCAGGGATCGGTACGTCGTGCAGATCACTCCAGCGTTCAAGTGCACGGGGATCTGGCCGCGGAGTGCTGCACACTGGCCGCTTCCCCATATCCCCTGGCCGGGACCCAACCGGGTGGCGGAGGTCAAGGCGGAAGGCTTCAACCTCTTGTCCAAGGAGTGCCACTCTCTGGCCGGCAAGCAGAGCTCGGCCGAGAGCGATGCCTGGGTGCTGCAGTTCGCGGAAGCTGAGAACAGACTGCAGATGGGCGGCTGCAGGAAGAAATGCCTCTCCATCCTCAAAACCTTACGGGACCGTCACCTGGAGCTGCCGGGCCAGCCCCTGAATAATTATCACATGAAGACTCTGGTTTCCTACGAATGCGAAAAGCATCCCCGCGAATCGGACTGGGACGAGTCGTGCCTGGGGGACCGGCTCAACGGGATTTTACTGCAGCTCATCTCGTGCCTCCAGTGCAGGAGGTGCCCGCACTACTTCTTGCCCAACTTAGACCTCTTTCAGGGCAAACCTCACTCGGCCCTGGAAAATGCGGCCAAACAAACGTGGCGACTGGCTAGGGAAATACTTACCAACCCGAAAAGTTTGGAGAAACTTTAG